CTGTCTGGGTCCTCTACCCAGCAAGCAAGCATGCATAACACCTGTCCGAGtccaaagcaaaagaaatacTCAGTGATGTTTTCCCATGATGTGTGAATATTGagttatctctctctctttcctccttaAATCTATACTCATTACCTTTTCCACACATCCAATAGTGATATATCGACTGTTCTCATCTTCATAGTGGATGTGCTTCATCGTCACCTGAAGAGCCTTCTCTCTAAGTTTATTAAACGGCCAACAGTTGAGAAAAGGCTCTGTAAATATGTGAAGACTATCCCAGATCAGATCTTGTACTAAGTGATGGGGATAGTAGAGATCCTCCTGCAACAACAACTTGAATcactttattaaaaatttgctGACTCACAAACTATCTGATTCTGGATCGATATTTTGGACCCGGTAATGATACTTGCCTTGGCACAAAGATGGTGGACTTTTCTCCAGCAAATCGTGTCATAGGGTTGAGTATGAAGTTCTTCTCTCTCAACTGTGGAACAAGAGGCATGATTGGACCGATGAATTTTTCCCATACAAATATGACATGGGCATGTGAGTCATCCAATAGTAGCAATACATCTTAGCTACATTATGCAAAATGGTATAATTCAGACAACATCTCCATGAAACTAAGGAGAAACGCAATTAACAAAACAGAAGTTCAAACTTTCTATCTTTTAATGGGCATTCTGGGAGGGTGGCCATTTTAAAAACAAGCCCACGCCATATTCTTGTTGGTGCAGCAAAAATGTcatattgtttcaatttgaaaacTATCCAAACACCTTCGTCTTAATACCTGCGCAAAATTAAATATACAGGACCACTATAGAATACCATCAAGGACAAGATTAAGATATCTGCAAAAACAAACCAGGATGAATGGGGACGAATGAAGGTAAGATCCAGAACTCACGATTCACATCCACGGCGGCAAAGCTGGAGTTTCTGTCACTCCTAGTTTGGTCAGTGGAATACCTTTGGCAATGTTAACATGTTGACAGAGCACGCTGCAAACTATCATTCAAGGCCAATCCCAGACACGGAAGTTCCTCATCTCTGAAGGTCAGTAGAGTGTGCACAATTAGGGGTATGACATCTGACTGCAAAAGGTTGgatgattattttttgttgaaGTTCTTATGCTGTGTAATTCACCAGAAGCACAACACGCTCTTGATAAGAACGACAGCAATCAACAAGGTCAACAATTACTTCTTCCTTCAAAGCCTGCCACCATGTCCTCCATTATAAGATTCAAAATGTAatgtcaaaatccaactcaatcTGCACTGAAGATTGCAAGCTACATAACTGAAAAGGTATCTTCCCAAGGGCAAAAATCAAGTCTGCAAGCAAAAAGGAGAAACAGACACATGCATGGACAGCATAGCCCATCTTATGAGCCTATTCATGGGTACAGTGTGCAGAAGATAATTGTcgtatttttctaatttgaaataTGCAAAGCCTTCCCACCAAAAAGAGATTCCTGTAAATCAAAGAAAACCCAACCAACTTCAAACATTCAAAACTAAGTCATACCGCCACACCAATGCttataaaaaatcacaattCTGCCCATTCGGGGTTTCTATCAAGACACATAATTCAGTATACCAACAAGCCATCTCAATCGTCACTGTTTCAATAAAATCAACTTTCCCCTTACAAAGACAGTTTCAAGAAGCCGCAAATTGCTTAGGATACAGCTAACGATTAGTGGGGCTAAGCTATTAATACCCAAATCAATAGATCATTCGTCGTCCTTGCGGCATAATCTACTGTATCCATAGCCACTTACTTCAGGTTATCTTGCAAGAATTCTTGAGAGATCGACTGAACCAAGATGTCAAAAAATATGAATTCAAAGTCCATAAAATTCAAGCAACCTCACTCCCCAGCTAAAGTTAAAGGACACCTAAAATTCCAGACAGAAAGCCCACCACGATTCCTCCAACATAGACAAATATAGCGACTGATTAGCTGggttctcacctttttaatttGCCTCCTACGAAAACCCCTGCAATTCGGAGATAAAGAAACCCGCTACCAATATTGATCAAGAGGAGATATTAAATCTGGCCACTTCGGCAAATGTAATTCTTACCATTAGGATCAGCCTCCGCCTGGACCACCCATCCGCAAAAACTGAGTCAAGGCTTCGACCTTCAAAGTTGTTCCACCAAGAACAACTGAGCTTATCACGGAAATTGTTGACGCTACTGAACCTGCAGCCATACACGAAAGCAGCTACTCTAAACTCAACAGCAGATGACCAGAACCTGCTCAACCAGAGCAAGCTAATGTGGTCAAATCGGGCCGTGACATAAACATCGAGGTCGCCTGCCTTGGGGGACCCCAGCCCAGGTCCGGGGCCCCTAGGGGAATGGCAGCTAGAGGTGCCGCAAGGCATCAACCATGTCAGGGCGCGGTGGCTGACGCATAGGTTAGTGGTGGTGGCTGCCGCACGTCTAGCGGGCAACCGCATCGAGAGCTCAATGGCATTGGAGGAGACGCCAAAGCTTGCAAGAGAAAACTAGTTGTACACCTGTAGTGCATGCTTGAAAACTAGTTTActtgaagaaaataagaagggCGACGTAATCTTCTTGTCCGTAAAATAAGCAAATCAAAGTCTCGGCTCAATTTATCACATTATCTTGGTAAGGTTTGGGCTTTCGAGTGGAAATTGTTTGAATTCATTCCCTTAAATCGAAACAAATGGATggagaaatgatgaagactcatgttaaagttaagaaaaggaTGCAATCTTATCCCCAAGTTGTTTGAGAGTTTTTATCTATTTGGCCATCATAGCGATGAGATAAACGTAAAGACCATTCCTCGCAAAATTAATACGAAAAGGATGGGTAGATATTCCACCCTGCACAATCAAATCGGTGTCTCAATCTATTTCAATCTTCAACCATAGGTAAATGTTAAATTCAGTATGCATCAACGGTTGAAAGAGGCTGAAACCCGCGCGAAAAACGTCGCAGCAGGGAACGCTCAGCCCAAAAGTAGACAAAAGTTATTTATCTAGCTAAAGTAATTTTCACGTTGCTAGAAAGCTTTACTTTAAGTTTTCAAGGAGCAGACGTGCATGGGGGCGGGGGAGCGAAGGAGGGAAGAATTTGGCGGAAGTCGATAACTCTaaacatttatttatatataaacgCACACAAACGAAGTACAAATTAGAAGCTATGAAAAGATAGATAGAGATACTTTGCTAGAGAAAGACAAACGAAActtcttcttttaaataatattttacacTTATTATCAGCCTCACTTACTCGGCTCGCGAGGGTAGGAGTCCAGTCTTGGCCTCGTAAAAGTGGCGATCTTTCATTTCACCTGAGTGCCTCTCCAAATGCCATTTCTTCTCCGGGACACTCATCATGCGGCCTCTGGGAAGTGAGTCAGGCGGCTGGGTCCCACTCAAACTCAGCCCTCCAATGTTCGTCCCCATTGATCGAGAAGAAAAGACCTCACTTCACTCACTCGGCCCACTGGGTCGGAATCCAATCGTGGAATACCAATTAGGCCTATCATTCATTTTACGCACCGCCTCTCCAAATGTCATTTCTTCTTCTACGGATCCCTCATCCCGCCACTGGAAAGTGACCCTCGCCGTGGGGTCCCACTCAAACTCGGCCCACCACTGTATGTCCCCGTAAATCGAGAAGCTTCCCCTTGCGTTGCTCGAGTCCCACGGCAACTTTTTGAGACTAGGGCAATCGTATATCTTGATGTTTAACCCTTGAGCGAAAAATAGTGTGTGGTCACAAATACTCCTTAGTTTTGGAAGAAAGCCGATATTTAGGAATTCGAGATGTGAGAATAGTCCCGAAGCAGCTAATTCCTCTCCTGCAATTTCATCcccaattattttctttatcgaATAGCAACGCCAAACCATCAATATCTGGAGTTTCGGCGCGTGCACGAGCCAAGACAAGTCTGAAAATCCGCACCCTTCAACTAAAACTTCAACGAGACTAGGGAAGCAAGAGTAGTTGGGCACCTGTCCCGTCCCTTGAGTAATCTCCATCTTCACGAGCATACGACATCCTTGTAGATGAAGCACCTCTAAATGCAAGAAATTGACCCTCCCTTTTAATGAGTGACTTATTGGGATGCACGTCAAGTTCTTACAATCCATGATCTTCACTCTTCTTATGCATCTCTGTAAGGATTGGAATATTTTTAGTGCAGAGGAAGATTTGTGCACTACGATAGATAAGTCGATCAGCTCTTGCATGCCCCCAAGTTCCTCTACcacctcttcttccttctctagaCCCGATTCCCACGTGCTGAACACATTCAATGGTAAGCTTGCGATTACCCCCGTCGGAATCAAGACATTATTGCTTATACCATTTAGTAGCAACCACTGTAAGCGAGTCAAGTTCTTGATTTCCTTGGGCAACTCACTGATACAAGTGTTCGATATGTTCAAGTACCGTAAATTAATCAGATCACAAATCTCTTCAGGGAATAATTCTATATTTCTATTGCCGGATAGGTCCAGCACCTTCAAACAGGCCATCATTGACTCAAAAAATCCTCTTGACATGAACCTACATTAGTTTCCCTTACAAACAAAGTTTCGAGTTGGGAACACATAGGTGGTGCTTGGTTGATATTTCCAATCAATCCTCCCCATAGAGATACTTTTTCCGCTTTCCCCCATTTAGACATCATCTCCATGGACATGTCTTCTTCGTTCTCTATCACTAACAACTTGTTCTCCTTTTGCCCGTGGTCATGAGCGATCCAAGTTGCCATGTCGTGGATGATGTCATGCATCTTTACAGTTGGTTGTCTAGAATAAAGCCCACTTTCCAATAGACAAGCCCTCTTTAAATCCCCCAAGATAGATGCTCCTTGTCCCGCATACGGTATATATTATTAGTGTTTCCTAACAAGCCCTCTCCAATCCACAGTTCAATAAGCTCATCCGCTATTATGGGGTAATCCTCAGGGAAGCAACAGCAGTAAAGGAAGCAAGCCTGTCGAGTAGCATCATCTAAACTATCATAGCTAAATTTCAATATGTGAAATACTTTCTCCACCATACCTGCTAGCTCGTGTGGTTTGTCCCTCAATGTTGTTAGTGCATGCCTCCAGTCACGGGGATCGTCTTTACCGGCCATGGCTCGCCCGACAGTAATGAGGGCTAGTGGCAACCCTTTGCACTCTACGGCAATGTCCTTGGCGAGGTCTTGAATTTCTTGAGGACAATTTTCAAGCGATTTGCTGACGTTCTTCTTGAATAATGTCAGAGCTTCTTCGGGCATCAAGCTCTGTACTTCGCATGTTTCATCGGCTTCCATTTGGTTGCATACTTGCTTCAACCGAGTTGTGAATACTACTTTAGATCCATTCTTGAGACTAGCACGAGGAACTCCAATTTCGGAAAGGTCCAGCCTTTCCCAAACATCATCAATCAACAACGCAAACTTTTTCTTGGTCAACTTTTCCGACATATTAGAGACCCTGTCATTCTGAGACCATCCTTCCCATGACTCATCTTTAATGTTCAGCCCTTTTCTTATGGTGTCTCGAAAGTTATCTTCATTCACTTGCTTGGAAACCACTACCCAAATAACGACGTCGAATCCATGATTCGCACGCCGAAGTTCATTGTTGATCCTTTTCATGAGGGTGGTCTTTCCTATACCGCCTATTCCGTATaacccaatcattcctttttgtttttcctccgTGAGCCATTTCCACACTTTTTAAGGGAAATATCAAGCCCCACAGTCTCGTCCATAGGCATCGCAGGTACAGGAGGACGAGGCAACGGTGACGTGAAATCGCTGAATTCTCCTTTCTTATGTTGGAGCTTTCCCGCTTCATTAAGCAACTGATCGACTCTTTTTCCCAATTTATAGCTTGACCAGCAGTTCCGTGGAAGACAATGAATGAGACATTTGATTCGGTCTCGTTCCCTGGCTTCTTGAAGAACTTGATCTACTCCACCTTTAAATTCTTGCACTTCGCCTAACCAGTTCTTCACTTGATTCGTGCGCCGCACacgtgcttcttcttcttcacgttCCACCCTTTCCTTCACATCCTCGCTCATGGCCTCCAAGTCTCTAGTTTCTTTCTTCAACGCCTCCACATTATCTTTCAGATTACA
The window above is part of the Eucalyptus grandis isolate ANBG69807.140 chromosome 6, ASM1654582v1, whole genome shotgun sequence genome. Proteins encoded here:
- the LOC104452308 gene encoding probable disease resistance protein At1g63360 — translated: MSRGFFESMMACLKVLDLSGNRNIELFPEEICDLINLRYLNISNTCISELPKEIKNLTRLQWLLLNGISNNVLIPTGVIASLPLNVFSTWESGLEKEEEVVEELGGMQELIDLSIVVHKSSSALKIFQSLQRCIRRVKIMDCKNLTCIPISHSLKGRVNFLHLEVLHLQGCRMLVKMEITQGTGQVPNYSCFPSLVEVLVEGCGFSDLSWLVHAPKLQILMVWRCYSIKKIIGDEIAGEELAASGLFSHLEFLNIGFLPKLRSICDHTLFFAQGLNIKIYDCPSLKKLPWDSSNARGSFSIYGDIQWWAEFEWDPTARVTFQWRDEGSVEEEMTFGEAVRKMNDRPNWYSTIGFRPSGPSE
- the LOC104429794 gene encoding probable disease resistance protein At5g43730, whose translation is MIGLYGIGGIGKTTLMKRINNELRRANHGFDVVIWVVVSKQVNEDNFRDTIRKGLNIKDESWEGWSQNDRVSNMSEKLTKKKFALLIDDVWERLDLSEIGVPRASLKNGSKVVFTTRLKQVCNQMEADETCEVQSLMPEEALTLFKKNVSKSLENCPQEIQDLAKDIAVECKGLPLALITVGRAMAGKDDPRDWRHALTTLRDKPHELAGMVEKVFHILKFSYDSLDDATRQACFLYCCCFPEDYPIIADELIELWIGEGLLGNTNNIYRMRDKEHLSWGI